From a single Paramisgurnus dabryanus chromosome 17, PD_genome_1.1, whole genome shotgun sequence genomic region:
- the nrbf2a gene encoding nuclear receptor binding factor 2a, producing the protein MEVMDSPLNRAHLYGRKADRFVTKGKYDEAILCHCEAAELLKEALSMTKSKQVRLSLVLQRDRHLQQHRLILVSSRQAKLKGRTMVSSPVSVALNLDLTIMSSQHEPPLGWKTAKDDKARLEEQSTSIADLWKLVAVLLKENEQLLEEHEKLWVENARLKRDLYEEHQSPLPSLPEPAQMLSPLGVNLQDRIRLLWERANGSYM; encoded by the exons ATGGAGGTAATGGACAGCCCTCTCAATCGT GCTCATCTTTATGGTCGAAAGGCAGATCGGTTTGTAACTAAAGGAAAATATGATGAGGCAATTTTGTGTCACTGTGAGGCGGCAG AGCTCTTGAAAGAGGCCTTATCAATGACAAAGAGTAAACAG GTAAGGCTGTCTTTAGTGCTTCAGAGAGACAGACATCTACAACAGCACCGACTTATCCTGGTGAGTAGCAGACAAGCTAAACTCAAAGGAAGGACCATGGTCAGCTCACCTGTGTCAGTGGCCCTCAATTTGGACTTGACCATAATGTCTAGTCAACATGAACCTCCGCTTGGCTGGAAGACAGCAAAAGATGATAAAGCTCGACTGGAGGAGCAGAGCACCTCCATCGCTGACTTGTGGAAGCTTGTGGCTGTCCTGCTAAAGGAGAACGAGCAATTATTGGAGGAACATGAGAAACTGTGGGTGGAGAACGCTCGACTGAAGAGAGACCTTTATGAGGAGCATCAGAGTCCCTTACCTTCTCTACCTGAGCCTGCGCAGATGCTTTCACCGCTGGGTGTGAACCTTCAGGATAGGATCAGATTGTTGTGGGAACGAGCAAACGGGAGCTACATGTAG
- the znf365 gene encoding protein ZNF365 isoform X2, whose product MKVICVMQQKVCTRNTALFVKNGEACGAGAPQQFPFRCPRCGEHERFQSLASLRAHLEYRHPFHTNHVISLLSTRGRSNTDLAESCKGSNCDKYKVCNAGTNTNSIGRDHKLIFNTDPTPSHQLPGEQMLTSPERSLIVGEALAGVGPLSAPVVSVEKRLEGMIRTANSSMERRLLRLSSELAQTDTAILCERAHSHHLAQEKQEVLERERALSRQVDAAVMVIATMRQQLSISEHELERREQEVITIQKFLEAAAHHEMCGKVRLRRFIEGLLRRISLAERLLEYYQSAPHRHYCTAHPEPVFSDLGPQRLKHSRSSGDHLEQDEEQQLLGQSRWGLSKSSASGLGYDDWCQRRRDQ is encoded by the exons atgaag gttatCTGTGTCATGCAGCAGAAAGTGTGCACACGCAACACAGCACTGTTTGTGAAGAACGGTGAGGCGTGTGGAGCCGGGGCTCCTCAGCAGTTCCCTTTCCGATGCCCTCGATGTGGTGAACACGAACGTTTTCAGAGCCTGGCTTCTCTCAGGGCTCATCTGGAATACAGACACCCGTTCCACACTAATCACGTCATCAGCCTCCTATCCACAAGGGGGCGCTCCAACACAGACCTAGCGGAAAGTTGCAAAGGCTCAAATTGCGACAAGTATAAAGTCTGTAATGCTGGGACAAATACTAACTCAATTGGTAGAGATCACAAACTCATATTTAACACTGATCCAACTCCCTCCCATCAATTACCTGGAGAGCAGATGCTGACATCTCCAGAGAGGAGCCTCATAGTTGGGGAGGCATTGGCTGGAGTCGGGCCCCTCTCGGCTCCGGTGGTGTCCGTTGAAAAGAGACTGGAGGGGATGATAAGGACCGCCAACAGCAGTATGGAGAGGCGTCTACTACGGCTTAGCTCAGAGCTGGCTCAGACAGACACCGCCATACTTTGTGAGCGTGCTCACTCGCATCATCTGGCCCAGGAGAAGCAGGAAGTTCTGGAGCGAGAGCGGGCACTCAGCAGACAGGTGGATGCTGCAGTCATGGTGATCGCCACCATGCGGCAACAGCTCAGCATCTCAGAGCATGAACTCGAGAGGAGAGAACA GGAGGTTATTACCATCCAGAAGTTTCTGGAAGCAGCAGCGCACCATGAGATGTGTGGGAAAGTTCGATTGCGACGGTTCATTGAAGGTCTTCTGCGACGGATTTCTCTAGCCGAGAGACTACTGGAATATTATCAGAGCGCACCGCACAGGCATTATTGTACTGCTCACCCT GAGCCTGTTTTCTCTGATCTAGGTCCACAGAGATTAAAACACAGCAg GTCGTCAGGAGACCATTTAGAGCAGGATGAAGAGCAGCAACTACTTGGCCAGTCTAGATGGGGACTGTCTAAATCTTCCGCCAGTGGACTGGGTTACGACGACTGGTGCCAGAGAAGGAG GGATCAGTGA
- the egr2a gene encoding E3 SUMO-protein ligase EGR2a — protein sequence MTATANTGDKITTSLNDFMRSLPLNVYGLDEIPTSLSTGFSDVHGVCEPFSEASGGGLSTDSFSAEKQSLDLAESSRFSPHSAPVAYTGKISIDAHGSWNQEGIINFVSAGVQDRPSSSGSFSTSSPAPTDLTPGCSKTSQTLANMEHMYTSPPPYTCSADGYQDHSAYLSTTACPLTYATPSYSTPKSTIDGSHGTLFSIIPEYGGFYQASNSQRDMAMFQDIKPFSCSLESIRVPPPLTPLNTIRNFTLGCPVDGSRPPIDANPQNIPLRPILRPRKYPNRPCKTPVHERPYPCPAEGCDRRFSRSDELTRHVRIHTGHKPFQCRICMRSFSRSDHLTTHIRTHTGEKPFSCDFCGRKFARSDERRRHTKIHQRQKDKKVSNPPHNSNADGTAM from the exons ATGACAGCAACAGCTAACACTGGGGATAAAATCACGACGTCGCTGAATGATTTCATGCGCTCTCTGCCATTAAACGTCTATGGGCTGGATGAGATCCCCACATCACTGTCTACAGGTTTCTCTGATGTACATGGGGTCTGTGAACCGTTTAGTGAAGCGTCCGGAG GTGGCTTGAGCACCGACAGTTTCAGCGCTGAGAAACAGAGCCTTGACCTTGCAGAGTCAAGCAGGTTCTCCCCGCACAGCGCGCCTGTCGCCTACACAGGAAAAATTTCCATCGACGCGCACGGAAGTTGGAATCAAGAGGGAATAATCAACTTTGTCAGTGCAGGAGTACAAGACAGACCATCTTCCTCCGGATCATTCTCCACGAGCTCTCCAGCTCCAACAGACCTTACGCCGGGCTGCTCCAAAACAAGCCAAACACTTGCCAACATGGAGCACATGTACACATCTCCTCCCCCTTACACCTGTAGCGCCGATGGGTACCAAGACCATTCGGCCTATTTGTCGACCACCGCGTGCCCCTTAACATACGCCACCCCGTCCTACTCGACTCCAAAGTCAACTATAGATGGGAGTCACGGGACGCTGTTTTCTATCATTCCTGAATATGGGGGGTTTTATCAAGCCAGTAACAGTCAAAGGGACATGGCTATGTTTCAGGACATCAAGCCATTTTCATGCTCTTTGGAATCTATTCGAGTCCCCCCACCTCTGACTCCATTGAACACAATCAGAAATTTTACACTGGGGTGTCCGGTAGACGGGTCAAGGCCACCGATAGACGCCAATCCCCAGAACATCCCACTCAGGCCGATATTGCGGCCGCGGAAATACCCAAACCGACCGTGCAAAACCCCCGTCCACGAGCGCCCGTATCCCTGCCCGGCTGAGGGATGCGACCGGAGATTCTCTCGCTCGGATGAGCTCACGCGACACGTCCGCATCCACACCGGACACAAACCGTTTCAGTGCCGCATCTGCATGCGCAGCTTCAGTCGGAGCGACCACCTGACGACTCACATCCGCACGCACACGGGCGAAAAGCCCTTCTCCTGTGATTTCTGCGGGAGGAAGTTCGCGAGGAGCGACGAACGGAGGCGGCACACAAAAATCCATCAGAGACAGAAAGATAAGAAGGTGTCAAATCCCCCACACAACTCAAACGCCGATGGGACGGCGATGTGA
- the adob gene encoding 2-aminoethanethiol (cysteamine) dioxygenase b — protein MMPRDNMTSTVQKIARQALTTFRNPSLLGEHNKKFLENQSKLKSLMAEVRAADLRIVPRSIESAPSTSRVAPPVTYMHVYETDSFSMGVFLLKTGASIPLHDHPGMYGMLKVIYGKVRISCFDRLDKPRDGDSSVQFNPPLMPLQRSSLRPTVLKSVGEYTEESDPCVLSPQTDNIHQIDAVDGPTAFIDILAPPYDPDDGRDCHYYKILHAHSEAADKNNQAQEQGDLWLMEIPQPSEFWCGGEPYPGPKVSL, from the coding sequence ATGATGCCACGAGACAACATGACTTCCACTGTCCAGAAAATCGCTAGACAGGCGCTGACGACCTTCCGCAACCCATCTTTATTGGGAGAGCACAATAAAAAGTTTTTGGAAAATCAAAGTAAGCTGAAAAGCCTCATGGCGGAGGTAAGAGCGGCTGATTTGAGGATCGTTCCCCGCAGTATCGAAAGCGCCCCGAGTACTTCACGCGTCGCTCCTCCAGTCACGTACATGCACGTCTATGAGACCGACTCGTTCAGCATGGGCgtgtttctgttaaaaacaggTGCTTCTATACCTCTTCATGATCATCCAGGAATGTATGGCATGCTTAAAGTAATCTACGGAAAGGTCCGAATTAGCTGTTTCGACAGGTTGGATAAACCCAGAGACGGTGACAGTAGTGTGCAGTTCAACCCTCCGTTAATGCCCTTACAGAGAAGCTCTCTGCGACCCACAGTGCTGAAATCAGTGGGGGAATACACGGAAGAGAGCGACCCGTGTGTGCTGTCACCTCAGACGGACAATATCCATCAAATAGACGCTGTGGACGGACCAACCGCATTCATTGACATCTTGGCACCGCCGTATGACCCGGATGATGGTAGAGACTGTCACTACTATAAAATCTTACATGCCCATTCTGAAGCTGCTGATAAAAACAACCAAGCACAGGAACAGGGTGACTTATGGCTTATGGAAATACCACAGCCTAGTGAATTCTGGTGTGGTGGTGAACCTTACCCAGGGCCTAAAGTGTCCCTTTGA
- the znf365 gene encoding protein ZNF365 isoform X1 — protein sequence MKVICVMQQKVCTRNTALFVKNGEACGAGAPQQFPFRCPRCGEHERFQSLASLRAHLEYRHPFHTNHVISLLSTRGRSNTDLAESCKGSNCDKYKVCNAGTNTNSIGRDHKLIFNTDPTPSHQLPGEQMLTSPERSLIVGEALAGVGPLSAPVVSVEKRLEGMIRTANSSMERRLLRLSSELAQTDTAILCERAHSHHLAQEKQEVLERERALSRQVDAAVMVIATMRQQLSISEHELERREQEVITIQKFLEAAAHHEMCGKVRLRRFIEGLLRRISLAERLLEYYQSAPHRHYCTAHPEPVFSDLGPQRLKHSRSSGDHLEQDEEQQLLGQSRWGLSKSSASGLGYDDWCQRRRSDGYEV from the exons atgaag gttatCTGTGTCATGCAGCAGAAAGTGTGCACACGCAACACAGCACTGTTTGTGAAGAACGGTGAGGCGTGTGGAGCCGGGGCTCCTCAGCAGTTCCCTTTCCGATGCCCTCGATGTGGTGAACACGAACGTTTTCAGAGCCTGGCTTCTCTCAGGGCTCATCTGGAATACAGACACCCGTTCCACACTAATCACGTCATCAGCCTCCTATCCACAAGGGGGCGCTCCAACACAGACCTAGCGGAAAGTTGCAAAGGCTCAAATTGCGACAAGTATAAAGTCTGTAATGCTGGGACAAATACTAACTCAATTGGTAGAGATCACAAACTCATATTTAACACTGATCCAACTCCCTCCCATCAATTACCTGGAGAGCAGATGCTGACATCTCCAGAGAGGAGCCTCATAGTTGGGGAGGCATTGGCTGGAGTCGGGCCCCTCTCGGCTCCGGTGGTGTCCGTTGAAAAGAGACTGGAGGGGATGATAAGGACCGCCAACAGCAGTATGGAGAGGCGTCTACTACGGCTTAGCTCAGAGCTGGCTCAGACAGACACCGCCATACTTTGTGAGCGTGCTCACTCGCATCATCTGGCCCAGGAGAAGCAGGAAGTTCTGGAGCGAGAGCGGGCACTCAGCAGACAGGTGGATGCTGCAGTCATGGTGATCGCCACCATGCGGCAACAGCTCAGCATCTCAGAGCATGAACTCGAGAGGAGAGAACA GGAGGTTATTACCATCCAGAAGTTTCTGGAAGCAGCAGCGCACCATGAGATGTGTGGGAAAGTTCGATTGCGACGGTTCATTGAAGGTCTTCTGCGACGGATTTCTCTAGCCGAGAGACTACTGGAATATTATCAGAGCGCACCGCACAGGCATTATTGTACTGCTCACCCT GAGCCTGTTTTCTCTGATCTAGGTCCACAGAGATTAAAACACAGCAg GTCGTCAGGAGACCATTTAGAGCAGGATGAAGAGCAGCAACTACTTGGCCAGTCTAGATGGGGACTGTCTAAATCTTCCGCCAGTGGACTGGGTTACGACGACTGGTGCCAGAGAAGGAGGTCAGATGGGTATGAGGTTTAG
- the znf365 gene encoding protein ZNF365 isoform X3, protein MQQKVCTRNTALFVKNGEACGAGAPQQFPFRCPRCGEHERFQSLASLRAHLEYRHPFHTNHVISLLSTRGRSNTDLAESCKGSNCDKYKVCNAGTNTNSIGRDHKLIFNTDPTPSHQLPGEQMLTSPERSLIVGEALAGVGPLSAPVVSVEKRLEGMIRTANSSMERRLLRLSSELAQTDTAILCERAHSHHLAQEKQEVLERERALSRQVDAAVMVIATMRQQLSISEHELERREQEVITIQKFLEAAAHHEMCGKVRLRRFIEGLLRRISLAERLLEYYQSAPHRHYCTAHPEPVFSDLGPQRLKHSRSSGDHLEQDEEQQLLGQSRWGLSKSSASGLGYDDWCQRRRSDGYEV, encoded by the exons ATGCAGCAGAAAGTGTGCACACGCAACACAGCACTGTTTGTGAAGAACGGTGAGGCGTGTGGAGCCGGGGCTCCTCAGCAGTTCCCTTTCCGATGCCCTCGATGTGGTGAACACGAACGTTTTCAGAGCCTGGCTTCTCTCAGGGCTCATCTGGAATACAGACACCCGTTCCACACTAATCACGTCATCAGCCTCCTATCCACAAGGGGGCGCTCCAACACAGACCTAGCGGAAAGTTGCAAAGGCTCAAATTGCGACAAGTATAAAGTCTGTAATGCTGGGACAAATACTAACTCAATTGGTAGAGATCACAAACTCATATTTAACACTGATCCAACTCCCTCCCATCAATTACCTGGAGAGCAGATGCTGACATCTCCAGAGAGGAGCCTCATAGTTGGGGAGGCATTGGCTGGAGTCGGGCCCCTCTCGGCTCCGGTGGTGTCCGTTGAAAAGAGACTGGAGGGGATGATAAGGACCGCCAACAGCAGTATGGAGAGGCGTCTACTACGGCTTAGCTCAGAGCTGGCTCAGACAGACACCGCCATACTTTGTGAGCGTGCTCACTCGCATCATCTGGCCCAGGAGAAGCAGGAAGTTCTGGAGCGAGAGCGGGCACTCAGCAGACAGGTGGATGCTGCAGTCATGGTGATCGCCACCATGCGGCAACAGCTCAGCATCTCAGAGCATGAACTCGAGAGGAGAGAACA GGAGGTTATTACCATCCAGAAGTTTCTGGAAGCAGCAGCGCACCATGAGATGTGTGGGAAAGTTCGATTGCGACGGTTCATTGAAGGTCTTCTGCGACGGATTTCTCTAGCCGAGAGACTACTGGAATATTATCAGAGCGCACCGCACAGGCATTATTGTACTGCTCACCCT GAGCCTGTTTTCTCTGATCTAGGTCCACAGAGATTAAAACACAGCAg GTCGTCAGGAGACCATTTAGAGCAGGATGAAGAGCAGCAACTACTTGGCCAGTCTAGATGGGGACTGTCTAAATCTTCCGCCAGTGGACTGGGTTACGACGACTGGTGCCAGAGAAGGAGGTCAGATGGGTATGAGGTTTAG